GAGGAATgagaggggaaaagagagagggatgaagttGAAGGAAAAAACAGGAGGGAGAACAGTCAAAGCTGTATAATGAGTTGCAGACATGACAGATGAGTTTCACAGGGCGGATTGACAAAGCGTGTGGATAGAATCACTTCATGGACGGCAAACGGGGctaaaaaaatatctttgtcTACATTTTTAAGCATTCAACCACTTAAGATAACACCACAGTTGAATGGCGATATAGCATTCAAACTCTCGTGAGCTAATATTAGCATCCTGTTTTACAGTGTTGCATGATAcgttagcattcaaccacttaCAAGCGAACATTTCCCTTTGGTTGTGTGATATAACAAAAGAGGAAAGTCCCAAAAGTGTGTTACTTTTTAAACGAATGTGACCAATATGGGTTTGTTTACCAGGATGGATATAGCCTATACTTTTCTCTCAAAGTGTACACTTGGAAGAgtaaatgtgaaaaagtagTTGAATGCTAAAGTTAGCTTTTGTTGCTAAGTCGTCTGTTCTGCTGATCGTTTAGGAGCCAGTTAATGGCACTTTGTCATTGTACTGCTAAGATTTGGAGGCTGAAACACTGCAGTACCACACCAATATGTGAAGTTCCAACCCAGAGGTTAACATCAATCGTCAATGGCTGCCATGTGAATATGGGGAATTGCTCCTTCTGAGTTCCCTTGAAATACGTACTGACAGCTTAAACCTTCAGACTTAAACGCCTTTATAAACTGGAACCCTGTGGCTCAAGGCCATGCAGAGTTCATAGCTGTGAAAACGATATAAAGGGTGCCATTGAAGCCAAAGCCCTAAAACCATGaatccacatttaaaaagctgctCTCTGCTGACCCATGACCTGTGGGACCATGCTTGTCTATTAATCGTCCATTCTTAAAGCAGTTAGAAAGGTCTGATCCACTCTAAATGGAGACGGGTCCCGGCCTTCATGGATCTCCAGGAGACAAAGACGGTGTCTGATCCCACATCTCCCCACCGCCACACCCCTCATTTCACTCTTTCCATACCCCTTATCTGGTGGTCTCATTCAGCGGCTATAGCATATTGAGAAGTTGCGTTTAACATTCAAAAGATTGCCGATCTTGTTAGTAAAGCGTGAAATAACCTcgtccctttctctctctgtctcgtctttttttttccaccgcccaccccccccccccccaacccgtTTGAGGGGGGAGCTCAACGAGGGGGCATTCTTCTTCCACACAATGGGCTTCTTCAGCATTTCTTCTGTTATTGATCTGAATAGTTTGGGAAAAAGGGGCTAAACTTTAGACATCTGGCTCTTTTAAAGGGGGGGTTGGCAGGGTGGGTGATGCCCTGGcagtatgtgttgtgttgtgaagtgggctgggggggggggggtgggcatttagttttcttttgtGGCTATAGACCTAAAGCCTTTGCATTCATTTAAACCACTTAGCTGATGGGGAAAGTAAGACTGGTCTTTGCTTGTTTATTTGCGATTGCGGATGCTTAAGTGAGTTCAATTGCAACGTTTATTGTGGTTGTTTTATACATTTGAGTCTGAGTTAATTAAAGGAAAAGAGCTGAAAAGCAAGACTAAATCAAAGCAAAACTTGCTCATATTTAATAACAACAGAGACCTGGTTTTAATCATCAGATTTAGAACATCTTAAAACACCGGTTCTTGACCCCCAGCtaacctctctctccttctttttctctgcagacagtaGAGAGAAGAAGACCCCTGCCATGCCCGGTTCTCCTGTGGATGCTAAGACTCATTCCAGATCAGcccccagcagcagctccagctccacGATGCCTCCCCTGCCCTCCGTCAACCCCAGCGGCCCTCGTCCGGCCTCCTTCTCCACCACAGCATGTAAGAATTAttctaaagatttttttaaaagattttttcttttgtcaattttatttaataaaaaaaagaaaacaataaagttaagaaaaacaaacaaacataaaatctcaaattttgaatgaaaaggagcagaaagaagattaatcttataatatctgcccctctttcacaaaacattaattaaaacaaaacagaacacttaattcaaaaacaatttaaattaaattggctgcaggcaaacacagccactggcagccccCCTGTAAGTCCTCCTTACCAATTCATTATACACTGTACAAAGTatatcacaatacatttttgttacagcatcacgaaacaaaacagtatctcactgacatatttccacatatttattcaacaaactggctttaatttttcttttaaatatcatgtttgattttgattctttagtttctctgttgagattCACTTTATCCCGAGCAATACTCTGATATTACTTCtattttttgtcattaaacCTGAATTTGTAGCTCGAGTTTGGATTCATTTAGACTATTTACTATTTAAACCGGTGTTTAGTGCATGTTATCTGGATATCTTAATTACACTGAACAATAAAACACCAGTAATCAATGATCCTGAATCCACTATAAGGGAAGcattctctttatttatttcttcttaatctcccctctcctctccagtGACAAACGGGAATCACCATTCCCCACCTACCCTGAACGCAGTGCCATCTCCACCGCAGCGCTACAGCAACGgaccttcttcttcctcatcctcgTCGCTGGCAAACCAGCAGCTGCCGGCCACCTGTGGGGCTCGCCAGCTGAGCAAGCTGAAACGCTTCCTGACCACGCTGCAGCAGTTTGGGAACGACATCTCTCCTGAGATCGGAGACAGCGTCCGAAGCCTGGTTCTGGCCCTCGTAGTAAGCTCTTTCGCTAACtctttgtcttatttctttCGAGACGTAGCAACATCTGACACTGTAGATTTTATCATTGCTCTTCTGAtcgtctctttctgtgtctcctAGAATTCAACAGTCACCATTGAGGAGTTTCATTCCCGTCTTCAGGAGGCCACAAACTTCCCCTTACGGCCCTTTGTTATTCCTTTCCTCAAGGTAAACACAACGAcgtcctctctttctctgattttGTATATTTCCTTAGCATTAttctgttggatttttttttttactttgtagcagtatttttttccccatctcaTTTGAGTTTTAGACATTACACCCAATGCTACGCCTGTTTCTGTTAGAATCATTTAACCTTGCTCACTTCTCCTCTCCCGGCTGAGGTTTTCCACCATGCTACATTATTAATCACATAATAACAGGCGATAAAGAGAAGGTTCTTGACTTTAACATAACCCTGAATAATCTACAGGCAATCATATTACAGCTCATGAGTCATGCTGGAAAAGTAATAGATTGATTACACTTTATTACCGTGTTTCCAGGACACACCGCTAAATAGGGATCTGTGTAGGTTTTCTAATCGAATAAACAACCTCTCTAATGTTCAAAGGAACTATCAAGATTTGCATGTTGACTTGACAAGCaacagatgagtgtgtgtgtgtgtgtgtgtgtgtgtgtgtgtgggtgtgtgtgtgtgtgtgtgtgtgtgtgtgtgtgtgtgtgtgtgtgtgcaacagcCTCCTGAGCCCTTTGTAGCCAGGGGAGTAAAGAGTATTCTTTTTAGGAGCTCCTCTCAGTAAAGCATCCAATAAATCTTCAGTGGGTTGCGGCGTTGTAACTTTAAGCAAGTTAAAATCCTCAACTCTTTTTCCACACTTACCTCTTACTCACCTTTGGAGCCCCTCCATGTGTCTGTCTCGAGAGTGCTGAGACAAGAAACCTCTGTTCCCCTACTTCTAGAAATTTATTACAAGTGGGGTGGGGTCCCgaaaaaactttattcaaactTCTGTAAAAGTAGTcttcagaaagagaaagacagatggGACAAAGTCGGAGGGTGAGGAagtggaaaagagagagagagagagagagagagagctgggtgaggaggagagagggagaagtggGAACTCGGAAGTGTGAAACATGCCTATAAAGCGTTCCCTTCCCTTTTTATGGGCTCCAGTGTGCGCCATATGGAGCCGCTGTCCCGTTTAAAAAGAGCATTCAGCTGCCAAGGCGCCGCCAATCTAGCATCCGCCCCGCTGAACCCCAGAGAGCTCGACTGAAACACAGCACATGTGTTCACTAGCTGGGGCCCCAGGGAAAGAGGGGACTCAGAGGAGCATGGGAGATATATAGAGGGATGTTATACAGAGTTGACCAAAAAAAAGCGATGGTGTTAGAATATCTGTGAAGACGGCAAACCAATATGGCAAAACACCATAGACGCTGTAATTATGAGCTAGTTATGACGGGGCAGAATCGGTCAGATTCAAGGAGAAAGGATCTTTTAGATTGCCAAACACgctaaggaggaggaggtcacaAAATGTGAACGGTATGGTTGTTTATTTGGTCCCTCTGGTTGAGGGAGCAAGGAAGTGCTGTAATTGCAAACACACCACAGTCTGTTCCTCATCAGGGAAATGCAGGGAACAAAAGCGAGATGGAAAGATAGAACGGAGAGAGTCGtagataaatattaaaaaagagaAGCGGACCACAGCGTAATGTGAAGTGGAGTCTACGTATCGtttgtttggaaatgttttttagttttataaGCCTCCATAACATAGGCTGGGATTGACGTATTGTGCTCGTGGTGTGTGCAAGTGGTTAGTGACCAACCTCAGCAGCAGTGTAGAAAACTCAGCCGTTTTTATTTGAGCTCGGGATGCCACAGCCAACATTGGAGGCAGCCACAGACCGACTTCAAGAGCTAAATGGAGCCTTACAGCCAGACCTGATGGAGTCAATGCCCCCCCCTTAAACATGCCATTTCTCCCAGGAAAGTGTCCACCCACAGAGGCAGATATTCACTGTTTCTTTGCCCTAAATAGCCCCGTTATAGGGTTCAACAGGTTCTCACTTTTTTGCTTAAAGGGCTGTATGGtgcccttttttctctccatacGCCTCTTGTATTTATCCTGTTGTAAAAATCCTCTATCAGGGAAAATGAATATATCTTGATTTTCTTCTTCCCAATTTTAAgacttttctgtaaaaaaaaaaaaaaaaaaaaaaaaagcctcacaaGTCTGTTTCTTTCCATCCAGGCAAACCTTCCCCTTCTGCAGAGGGAACTCCTTCACTGTGCACGGGCAGCCAAGCAGACCCCAGCCCAGTACCTGTCCCAGCATGAGCACCTCCTGCTCAGCACCACCTTGGCCTCTTCCCCAGACTCCTCCGAGCTGCTGATGGAGCCCCCTGAGCCTGCGACCAAGAGACACAGCCCCAACAGGTTGGAATTCCAACCGACACATATAAGCGACACATATCAAGCTCTCGTGTTTCTGCTCACTTTGTAACCATGCTTCATCTCCTTCCTTCTTCAGAGGTAAAGAGAATGGTTTTCATGAACGTCCCCCAGCAGCCTTGGAGCCTGCGGCCAAACGAATCTGCACCATCAGCCCTGCTCCCCGACACAGCCCCGCCCACCCTCTGCCCCTTAGCACCCAGCTTCACCCGACCCCTCCACCGCTGCAGCACTACGCTCTGGATGACATCGCAGCACCGCACATCCTACACCGCGAGCACAGCCAACGCGTGTTGGAGATCCGGGAACTCAAAGACAGACCAAGGCTCCCTGGTAAGTGAAGCATAAAATGAACCACACAAATCACTTATACAGCCAATCGAAGTGAGAAAGTACTCCTCAAGGGAGcagggacttttttttgttggttgaGAAGTGTCCATATAACTTAATTAATTCCCTGGTCCCTGATGTGATAAAACACTGACTTTCTCCAAATGTTCCTAATTTCTAAGAAAACTCCCCACAGTGGAAACGACTCTCAAGTTACTGATTCATAAAGAATTGAACCCACTTggaagaaaacagacacacgcacatacaTTCTGATAACGGgtggtctgtgtgtttgtgtagccgTACCCGTATATCTCTGgagtctgcgtgtgtgtgtataaacagaGCCATACTGTCCAGGCAGGCAGGGCTGGATCTACTCTGGTGTATATCTACCCTCCATCTGGGGGCTTGTCAGCACACAGTGGAAACAGCAGtagctcacagacacacaaacacacacgaacaGAAACACACCTTGATATGTTCATGGTAGAGGTGCTGTGTTTACGAGGCTTTAGTCCCTTGTCTGACAGCCTCCCGCCCGCCTGCCGCCACTTAACTCAtagtcgcacacacacacacacacacacacacacataaacacatcagtccacacacacactcacggcTTTGAACTGATGAACACTGATGAGAACCAGGAGTAGGGAAGAGGTCGAGGGGAAGgctagtgtgagtgtgcatgtgtgtgtgtgtgtgtgtgtttgcatgaggGAGTCATTATTCTCTTCAGCAGGcttggtgtgcatgtgtgctctTGTTGGCTGTTTGTTTCTCAATTTTAAGAGACTGTGGTTTTGCTGACTCTTTTTAgtcagtgtgttgttgtttatgtgtgtgagtgacatgTATCAGGACATATTTGGGCTCTGCATGAGCCCACAATCTTCTGTGTGCAAACTATTAAGACCGTTAAATATTCAATTAGACATCGCTTAAGTCATAGTGTTGAGTAATAACTGAATTGGAATCAGAACGCTCAGTtgattattgtgtgtgtgtgtttgtgtgtgtgcatgtttttgatTGTAATGGCCCACAGTTAGTGTCAGAGCGGCTGGTTGTGTTTAGAAGTGGAGCCACTCCACTCAGCCTGAGTGTCTCCCTACTGGAATGCTGTGAGCTCCAGGAGGGGAGGTGCAAAGGGAGAAGTtttggttagtgtgtgtgtgtttgtgtgtgtgtgtgtgtgtgtgtgtgtgtgtagttgacAGCTGACTTCCAGATGTGTGTAGGCTGTGGTGCTGGAAATCTGGTTTGCATCACAGGCTTCTACTTCTCGTTTTCACCCCACCTTTCTCAGTCACAATCCCTAAATCCATCTagatttttcttgtttcttatCCACCATTTACTTCTCTTCatttctgtcactttaaattCAATATGTGAGAAGGTGtggtttagatttttttaaggcATGTCTTCCCTACTATGTGAGCAAAATATTGATGGTAATCCCAGGATATCTTGTGGTGAAATAATGAACCTTCAGTATCTCAAAGTTTAAAGTAAattgaagtgatttttttttttttgaagcagagaTAAGCGACAGATTAGACATCCACACACACCTTTCACTCACTTACTGTCACTTGCAGCTTGTCTTACATGAAGAAGAATGTTAATCACGTTGGCCTGTGGtctgtcttgtgtgtgttttaatcagGCACTAACGGGGGCTACCGCGAGGAGCCGGTGgaccacagactgacagacCGAGAGTGGGCTGATGAATGGAGGCATCTGGACCATGTaaggctgcagacagacacCCTCACTGCTAATGGCTTGTGATATAGAAAGAATGTAAAGTGTCATTGGGGTCCTCTTCTGAagatttttttcacatctcATCGCTGGAAAGCAAAAACGTATATACAGCACATCTGTAGAGAatacttgttttcatgttgtgtttcttatGAGGACGATTTTTAGACACTTCTTAAGAGTAAAAGTTCATATATATCAGTGAAACATATAGATAAAAAACTCATTATGTGGCTGTCTTCCTTTATAGGTGTTGAACTGCATTGTGGACATGGTGGAGAAGACGCGGCGGTCGGTGAGCGTGCTCAGGCGATGCCAGGAGTCAGACCGGGAGGAGCTCAACTACTGGAGGCGGCGTTCCAGCGAGCAGGAGGACCCACGCAAAGGAGGCTCGGCCTCAACTCCCTTCTCCAAGACCCACAGCCCCCACTCTGGCGAGCCGGGTTGGTACCGCTTTTTCTAATTCAGTTATGTTGGTGCACCGCAGAAACCAAACACTCCAGTTGCCATTTCTGTGATTGGTGGGTGTTGTTTTCCACAAGAGAAGATTGCTTCATGAACACGGGGATGAAGCCAAAACCTAACGTTTGAAGGGACAATTCACATAATTACTAAAAGCCTTTTGTCCACAGTAGAAGTATCTTGCAGGGTGATTAGTTTTCAGACATTCATTTCTAAACCTGTGCCTCAATGAACAGCACTTCATTTGTCGGCCTTATGATTTGAGCTTTGGAGGCTGGACCCTACTTTGAATACAACTAATGAATGTCCATTTACCACGGTTGTAATGGGTgtaattattctttattataAACATCACAAAGGGCCTAGCCGAAGTATTTACACCCTTGATCATATCTTATccgtatttaaaaaaaaaaaaaggcctgaacAAGGATGCAGCATGTTTGATTGAAAATCATGAAGCACACTTCAATAAAACTGAAAGGTCTGAACAGTATCAATGAcagtgtctctgtttcactctctATACACCACCTAGTGGCCACCAATAGAAGTGCAGACAAGTCTCAAGTGAGTTAGTGCGTCCACAGTGAGTCCCC
The Labrus mixtus chromosome 7, fLabMix1.1, whole genome shotgun sequence DNA segment above includes these coding regions:
- the cbfa2t2 gene encoding protein CBFA2T2 isoform X1, with product MSQATRQRRRQTGGLLKDIIPQRRKDNNTRRRMVGMPSALNYSREKKTPAMPGSPVDAKTHSRSAPSSSSSSTMPPLPSVNPSGPRPASFSTTALTNGNHHSPPTLNAVPSPPQRYSNGPSSSSSSSLANQQLPATCGARQLSKLKRFLTTLQQFGNDISPEIGDSVRSLVLALVNSTVTIEEFHSRLQEATNFPLRPFVIPFLKANLPLLQRELLHCARAAKQTPAQYLSQHEHLLLSTTLASSPDSSELLMEPPEPATKRHSPNRGKENGFHERPPAALEPAAKRICTISPAPRHSPAHPLPLSTQLHPTPPPLQHYALDDIAAPHILHREHSQRVLEIRELKDRPRLPGTNGGYREEPVDHRLTDREWADEWRHLDHVLNCIVDMVEKTRRSVSVLRRCQESDREELNYWRRRSSEQEDPRKGGSASTPFSKTHSPHSGEPDSQRDFAPRPGSAYVTDEIWKKAEEAVNEVKRQAMDEVQKAVAEAEQKAFEMIAAERAKMEKTVADAKRKAQEDAILVINEQEDSSECCWNCGRKASETCSGCNAARYCGSFCQHKDWERHHLICSPGLQAQPKPVSAITASRTAAVAAAAAAAAGVSPIGLTGVKVPDRVPSVSSPGGEKASVASRSSTPSTPASAPETNGH
- the cbfa2t2 gene encoding protein CBFA2T2 isoform X2 — translated: MPGSPVDAKTHSRSAPSSSSSSTMPPLPSVNPSGPRPASFSTTALTNGNHHSPPTLNAVPSPPQRYSNGPSSSSSSSLANQQLPATCGARQLSKLKRFLTTLQQFGNDISPEIGDSVRSLVLALVNSTVTIEEFHSRLQEATNFPLRPFVIPFLKANLPLLQRELLHCARAAKQTPAQYLSQHEHLLLSTTLASSPDSSELLMEPPEPATKRHSPNRGKENGFHERPPAALEPAAKRICTISPAPRHSPAHPLPLSTQLHPTPPPLQHYALDDIAAPHILHREHSQRVLEIRELKDRPRLPGTNGGYREEPVDHRLTDREWADEWRHLDHVLNCIVDMVEKTRRSVSVLRRCQESDREELNYWRRRSSEQEDPRKGGSASTPFSKTHSPHSGEPDSQRDFAPRPGSAYVTDEIWKKAEEAVNEVKRQAMDEVQKAVAEAEQKAFEMIAAERAKMEKTVADAKRKAQEDAILVINEQEDSSECCWNCGRKASETCSGCNAARYCGSFCQHKDWERHHLICSPGLQAQPKPVSAITASRTAAVAAAAAAAAGVSPIGLTGVKVPDRVPSVSSPGGEKASVASRSSTPSTPASAPETNGH